The Ascaphus truei isolate aAscTru1 chromosome 3, aAscTru1.hap1, whole genome shotgun sequence genome includes a region encoding these proteins:
- the DONSON gene encoding protein downstream neighbor of Son — MSELLPGYSPSFKKPAEILRLRRRRSRNEASKPAAACPGLRPFSPGPLRGGGGGSVKRRNPFASLENTGGSPGKRRLEMPLDCGFVPPGSRPPQQEICARSQGETRALPVCQFKSVEDVIWGEPLAAEPAATAIESPEKPFATCEPPGGSVTFPADWSLKTRLLFTSSQTFTWADHLKAQEEAQGLVLHCRATPFSLPQSIQEPKLCTDLRCAFQQSLVYWLHPSLPWLQLFPRIGADRKMAGKNSPWSHDEALQQVLMSEWALGFTSLYNLLKAKLCPYFYVCTYQFTVLFRAAGLAGSDVITAVMSPTTRGLREAMKNEGIEFCLPLVEDESNRKQKNSETNLQASGAADHETGYTSEAEDLADIDEDESFSWLEEMGVQDQIKKPDAISIKLRKEKNEVKLDHRPESVVLVKGTNTFTLLNFLINCKSLVAAAGPQAGLPPTLLSPISFRGATMQTLKARSINVKAQVQSGYKDQFSLEITGPIMPHSLHSLTMLLKSAQKGAFSAGLYTHEPTAVFNTAVHPQTSKETVCTDLVNCSLQPSTLEQLIQLSQLGKSSLRQLDMRDYKYTWKS; from the exons ATGTCGGAGCTGCTCCCCGGTTACTCTCCCAGCTTTAAGAAGCCGGCGGAGATCCTGCGGCTCAGGCGGCGGCGGAGCCGGAATGAGGCTTCGAAACCCGCCGCTGCCTGCCCGGGGCTCCGACCCTTCTCTCCCGGGCCTCTCcggggcggcggcggcggcagtgTGAAGCGGAGGAACCCCTTCGCCAGTCTGGAGAACACAGGGGGCAGTCCCGGGAAGAGGAGGCTGGAGATGCCCCTGGACTGCGGCTTTGTGCCCCCCGGATCCCGACCTCCGCAGCAGGAGATCTGCGCCCGGAGCCAGGGAGAGACCCGGGCCCTGCCCGTGTGCCAG tttAAGTCAGTCGAAGATGTCATTTGGGGAGAGCCACTTGCTGCTGAGCCTGCTGCTACGGCGATAGAA TCTCCAGAGAAACCCTTTGCTACATGTGAACCACCTGGAGGATCCGTTACTTTTCCTGCTGACTGGAGCTTAAAGACCCGTTTGCTTTTTACCTCTTCCCAAACTTTTACTTGGGCAGATCACTTAAAAGCTCAGGAAGAAGCACAAGGACTGGTTTTGCATTGTCGTGCCACACCGTTCAGCTTGCCACAAAGCATACAG GAACCAAAGTTATGCACAGACCTTCGATGTGCCTTTCAGCAGAGTCTTGTGTACTGGCTTCACCCGTCGCTTCCCTGGCTCCAGCTTTTCCCCAGGATTGGAGCAGATCGCAAAATGGCTGGAAAAAACAGCCCCTGGTCTCATGATGAAGCGCTGCAGCAAGTTTTAATGAGCGAATG GGCTCTCGGCTTTACCTCCTTATACAACTTGTTAAAAGCAAAGCTGTGTCCGTACTTCTACGTCTGTACCTACCAGTTCACTGTGCTGTTTCGGGCAGCAGGCCTTGCAGGAAGTGATGTAATTACAGCCGTCATGTCTCCTACAACACGAGGGTTAAGAGAAGCTATGAAAAATGAAG GTATTGAATTCTGTCTTCCCTTGGTTGAAGATGAATCTAACAGAAAGCAAAAGAACTCTGAGACAAACTTGCAGGCTAGCGGTGCTGCTGATCATGAAACGGGTTATACCAGTGAGGCAGA GGATTTGGCTGACATTGATGAAGATGAAAGTTTCTCTTGGCTTGAGGAGATGGGAGTCCAAGATCAAATAAAAAAGCCAGATGCAATATCCATTAAACT TCGTAAAGAGAAGAATGAAGTGAAACTGGACCACAGGCCTGAATCTGTTGTGCTGGTGAAAGGAACAAACACTTTCACTTTATTAAACTTTCTAATTAATTGTAAAAGCTTAGTGGCTGCAGCAGGTCCCCAGGCCGGCCTTCCTCCAACGCTTCTATCACCAATCTCTTTCCGGGGGGCAACAATGCAGACACTGAAG GCCAGGAGTATAAATGTGAAGGCACAGGTGCAATCTGGTTATAAGGATCAGTTTAGCCTGGAAATAACTGGACCTATTATGCCTCATTCTCTTCATTCTCTGACGATGTTACTCAAATCTGCACAGAAAGGGGCTTTTTCAGCAGGCCTATATACTCATGAGCCAACAGCTGTGTTTAATACAGCCGTCCATCCCCAAACATCTAAG